From a region of the Rhodococcus sp. 4CII genome:
- a CDS encoding methylated-DNA--[protein]-cysteine S-methyltransferase: MSNGGQRKVNVGCAGHTGLVTTGIALFDTALGTCAIAWRAAGIVGVQLPEGSPEATRQRLERCFPDGVEHQPPAPVQQALDGIRDHLGGALDDLRWIDLDFESVPEFDCTVYDITRGIDPGTTLTYGDIAAELGKPHAAQAVGQALGRNPLPIVIPCHRVLAAGGQVGGFSAGAGTLTKRELLALEHTPGFDDPVLF, from the coding sequence ATGTCCAACGGCGGGCAACGGAAGGTGAACGTCGGATGTGCGGGGCATACTGGATTGGTGACCACAGGAATCGCCCTGTTCGACACCGCTCTCGGCACCTGCGCCATCGCCTGGCGGGCCGCCGGGATCGTCGGCGTGCAACTGCCGGAAGGCTCGCCCGAGGCCACCCGGCAGCGTCTCGAACGCTGCTTCCCGGATGGGGTCGAGCACCAGCCGCCGGCCCCGGTCCAACAGGCCCTCGACGGGATACGCGACCACCTCGGCGGCGCGCTCGACGATCTGCGGTGGATCGACCTCGACTTCGAGAGTGTCCCCGAATTCGACTGCACCGTATACGACATCACCCGCGGCATCGACCCGGGCACCACGCTCACCTACGGCGACATCGCGGCCGAACTCGGCAAGCCTCATGCCGCGCAGGCCGTCGGCCAGGCCCTCGGCCGCAACCCGCTGCCGATCGTGATCCCCTGCCATCGCGTCCTCGCCGCCGGTGGACAGGTGGGCGGCTTCTCCGCGGGAGCGGGCACACTCACCAAACGTGAACTACTCGCGCTCGAGCACACCCCGGGTTTCGACGACCCAGTGCTGTTCTGA
- a CDS encoding racemase: protein MIRTVEASTRAPVGGWYDSFHAAAAALETFDSRRDQSDPGRCMAVVSTDLGVSVFEGDRRSTVDAFVHAVERALVAGGQAFVLGCARATGLDQRVVRTLRVPDGDRMAAAGAMARELAGLSPDAHRPMSPRFSRTEPR from the coding sequence ATGATCAGGACTGTCGAAGCGAGCACTCGGGCACCCGTCGGCGGGTGGTACGACAGCTTCCACGCCGCGGCCGCCGCCCTGGAGACGTTCGATTCTCGTCGCGACCAGTCGGACCCAGGCAGGTGCATGGCCGTGGTCTCGACGGATCTCGGTGTCTCGGTCTTCGAGGGCGACCGGAGGTCGACGGTCGACGCGTTCGTCCACGCCGTGGAACGGGCGCTCGTCGCCGGTGGGCAGGCGTTCGTGCTCGGCTGTGCCCGCGCCACCGGACTGGATCAGCGGGTGGTCCGGACGCTCCGGGTTCCCGACGGCGACAGGATGGCGGCGGCGGGCGCAATGGCGCGCGAACTCGCCGGCCTGTCGCCGGACGCTCACCGCCCGATGTCACCGCGGTTCAGTCGAACTGAACCACGGTGA
- a CDS encoding adenylosuccinate synthase: MPAIVLIGAQWGDEGKGKATDLLGGRLQWVVRYQGGNNAGHTVVLPNGDKFALHLIPSGILTPGVTNVIGNGVVVDPGVLLTELAGLDERGVDTSRLLLSADAHLIMPYHVAIDKVTERFLGAKKIGTTGRGIGPCYQDKIARVGVRVQDVLDEKILAQKVEAALEFKNQVLVKIYNRKALDPQQVVDEVLEQADGFKHRIADTRLQLNQALERGETVLLEGSQGTLLDVDHGTYPYVTSSNPTSGGAAVGSGIGPTKITTVLGILKAYTTRVGSGPFPTELFDQNGEYLAKTGGEVGVTTGRARRTGWFDAVIARYATRVNGITDYFLTKLDVLSSLDTIPICVGYDVDGVRYDEMPMSQSDVHHAKPIYEEMPGWWEDISHARTFEELPKNAQNYVLRLEELSGAYISCIGVGPGRDETIVRRDVVR; the protein is encoded by the coding sequence ATGCCGGCAATCGTCCTGATCGGCGCCCAGTGGGGCGACGAGGGCAAGGGCAAAGCTACCGATCTACTGGGCGGACGCCTGCAGTGGGTGGTGCGCTACCAGGGCGGTAACAACGCCGGACACACCGTGGTTCTTCCCAACGGCGACAAGTTCGCGCTGCATCTGATTCCGTCCGGAATCCTCACGCCGGGCGTCACGAACGTCATCGGCAACGGCGTCGTGGTGGACCCGGGAGTGCTGCTCACCGAACTCGCCGGACTCGACGAGCGGGGCGTGGACACCAGCCGCCTGCTGCTCTCGGCCGACGCGCACCTGATCATGCCGTACCACGTCGCCATCGACAAGGTCACCGAACGCTTCCTCGGGGCCAAGAAGATCGGTACCACCGGCCGCGGTATCGGGCCCTGCTACCAGGACAAGATCGCCCGTGTCGGTGTTCGCGTGCAGGACGTACTGGACGAGAAGATCCTCGCCCAGAAGGTCGAGGCGGCACTCGAGTTCAAGAACCAGGTGCTCGTCAAGATCTACAACCGCAAGGCCCTCGACCCGCAGCAGGTCGTCGACGAGGTGCTCGAGCAGGCCGACGGATTCAAGCACCGCATCGCCGACACGCGACTGCAGCTCAACCAGGCCCTCGAGCGCGGGGAGACGGTGTTGCTGGAGGGCTCGCAGGGCACGCTCCTCGACGTCGATCACGGCACCTACCCCTACGTGACCTCGTCCAACCCGACGTCCGGTGGCGCAGCGGTCGGTTCGGGCATCGGACCCACCAAGATCACCACGGTGCTGGGCATCCTCAAGGCGTACACCACGCGGGTGGGGTCGGGCCCGTTCCCGACCGAATTGTTCGACCAGAACGGTGAATACCTGGCCAAGACCGGCGGCGAGGTGGGTGTCACCACCGGCCGTGCCCGTCGCACCGGCTGGTTCGACGCCGTGATCGCCCGCTACGCAACGCGTGTCAACGGCATCACCGATTACTTCCTCACCAAGCTCGACGTGCTGAGCAGCCTCGACACCATCCCGATCTGCGTCGGCTACGACGTCGACGGTGTCCGGTACGACGAAATGCCCATGTCGCAGTCCGACGTTCACCACGCGAAGCCGATCTACGAAGAAATGCCCGGCTGGTGGGAAGACATCTCCCACGCCCGGACCTTCGAGGAACTGCCGAAGAACGCGCAGAACTACGTCCTGCGTCTCGAGGAGCTGTCGGGCGCGTACATCTCCTGCATCGGCGTCGGCCCCGGCCGCGACGAGACCATCGTCCGCCGCGACGTGGTGCGGTAG
- a CDS encoding site-2 protease family protein: MSLPRAGTTAVRPSPVFLLVVAVAVAGGVLAWRAGLQSVLGHVGVFLLVVAGWVVTLCLHEFAHAYTAWRHGDTDVEVRGYLTLNPLKYSHPLLSIGLPVLFIALGGIGLPGGAVYLRTGLFPPKVQARVSLAGPAVNLVSAIVLLVVIRSFGLDGDHTVFWAGLSFLAFLQVMATVLNLLPVPGLDGYAALEPFLPPRTRRSVDQYKPYGLLILVALLFVPSVNVVFFDVIYRLFELSGVPEIYAQYGNRLMRFWL; this comes from the coding sequence ATGAGCCTGCCCAGGGCGGGGACCACCGCGGTCCGTCCCAGCCCGGTCTTCCTCCTGGTCGTCGCCGTCGCGGTCGCCGGCGGTGTTCTCGCCTGGCGGGCCGGACTGCAGTCGGTTCTCGGACACGTCGGGGTGTTCCTGCTGGTGGTCGCGGGATGGGTGGTGACCCTCTGCCTGCACGAGTTCGCACACGCGTACACGGCGTGGCGGCACGGCGACACCGACGTCGAGGTCCGCGGCTACCTCACCCTCAACCCGTTGAAATACAGCCACCCCCTGCTGTCGATCGGCCTGCCGGTCCTGTTCATCGCCCTCGGCGGGATCGGGCTGCCCGGCGGTGCCGTGTACCTGCGCACCGGGTTGTTTCCACCGAAGGTCCAGGCACGGGTGTCGCTGGCCGGGCCGGCCGTGAACCTGGTGTCGGCGATCGTTCTGCTCGTCGTGATCCGCTCGTTCGGCCTGGACGGCGATCACACGGTGTTCTGGGCGGGACTGAGCTTTCTCGCGTTCCTGCAGGTGATGGCCACGGTGCTCAACCTCCTGCCGGTCCCGGGACTCGACGGCTACGCCGCACTCGAGCCGTTCCTGCCGCCCCGCACCCGCCGGTCCGTCGACCAGTACAAGCCGTACGGACTGCTGATCCTCGTGGCACTGCTGTTCGTGCCTTCGGTCAACGTGGTGTTCTTCGACGTCATCTACCGGCTGTTCGAACTGTCCGGGGTGCCGGAGATCTACGCGCAGTACGGCAACCGTCTGATGCGCTTCTGGCTTTGA
- a CDS encoding helix-turn-helix domain-containing protein gives MDAARLDSFLADRDTWRTTHCSIAKAMDIVGTRSAVLILREAYYGTTRFDDFAQRVGITEAVAAARLRKLTTEGLFERSPYREPGQRTRYEYVLTEKGRDLLPAVLALMQWGDKYLQADYGPPLALSDDATGDPVRVEVRSPDREVPLRDLRLTPNFTEEEAHRRHL, from the coding sequence ATGGACGCGGCACGATTGGACAGCTTTCTCGCAGATCGCGACACCTGGCGAACGACGCACTGCTCCATCGCCAAGGCGATGGACATCGTCGGCACGCGTTCGGCCGTCCTGATCCTGCGGGAGGCGTATTACGGCACCACGCGATTCGACGACTTCGCGCAACGGGTCGGCATCACGGAGGCGGTGGCGGCGGCCCGACTGCGGAAATTGACGACGGAGGGCCTGTTCGAGCGGAGTCCGTACAGGGAACCCGGGCAGCGCACCCGGTACGAGTACGTGCTCACCGAGAAGGGGCGCGACCTCCTGCCCGCCGTCCTCGCGCTGATGCAGTGGGGCGACAAGTACCTTCAGGCCGATTACGGACCGCCCCTCGCACTGAGTGACGACGCGACCGGTGACCCCGTGCGCGTCGAGGTCCGCAGTCCGGACCGGGAGGTGCCGTTGCGGGACCTGCGGCTGACGCCCAACTTCACCGAGGAGGAGGCGCACCGGCGCCACCTGTGA
- a CDS encoding thiolase family protein — MRDAVIVEAVRTPIGKGKPSGALHGVHPVDLLAHSLSTLVERTGIDPALIDDVIGGTVTQVGDQSQNITRSALLAAGYPESVPGTTVDRQCGSSQQAVHFAAQGVMSGAYDVVVAAGVESMGRVPMGSSAVGRESMGVGFERRYPDGLVPQGISAELIAARWGLSRTRLDEFAAYSHQKAAAATSAGSFAKELAVLPELSVDEAIRPDTTLDALAGLRPAFRSDAYSTRFPQIDWSITAGNSSPLSDGSAALMITTSEIAARLGLRPLARLHSFAVVGDDPLMMLTAVVPATRKVLQRSGLDISDIDLFEVNEAFASVVLAWAADTGADLARVNVHGGALALGHPLGASGARLMTTLVNAMEQRGARFGLQTMCEAGGLANATVLERLA, encoded by the coding sequence ATGAGAGACGCCGTCATCGTCGAGGCCGTCCGTACGCCGATCGGCAAGGGCAAGCCCTCGGGTGCCCTGCACGGAGTGCATCCCGTCGACCTCCTCGCCCACAGCCTGTCGACCCTCGTCGAGCGCACGGGAATCGATCCCGCACTGATCGACGACGTCATCGGCGGCACCGTCACCCAGGTCGGCGACCAGAGCCAGAACATCACGCGCAGTGCACTTCTCGCCGCGGGGTATCCCGAATCCGTACCCGGCACGACCGTCGACCGTCAGTGCGGCAGCAGCCAGCAGGCCGTGCACTTCGCCGCGCAGGGCGTGATGTCCGGCGCCTACGACGTCGTCGTCGCCGCCGGCGTCGAATCGATGGGCCGGGTCCCGATGGGGTCCAGCGCCGTCGGCCGCGAGTCGATGGGTGTGGGTTTCGAACGCCGCTACCCCGACGGGCTCGTCCCGCAGGGAATCAGCGCCGAACTCATCGCCGCCCGATGGGGCCTCTCACGCACCCGGCTGGACGAGTTCGCCGCGTACAGCCACCAGAAGGCCGCGGCGGCAACGAGTGCCGGGAGCTTCGCGAAAGAACTCGCCGTCCTTCCCGAGTTGAGCGTGGACGAGGCCATTCGCCCGGACACGACCCTGGATGCGCTCGCCGGCCTGCGACCCGCCTTCCGCAGCGACGCCTACTCCACGAGGTTCCCTCAGATCGACTGGTCGATCACGGCGGGCAACAGCAGTCCCCTGTCGGACGGCAGTGCGGCGCTCATGATCACCACGAGCGAGATCGCGGCACGCCTGGGACTGCGGCCCCTGGCCCGGCTCCACAGCTTTGCCGTCGTCGGTGACGACCCGCTGATGATGCTCACCGCCGTCGTTCCCGCGACGCGCAAGGTGCTCCAGCGCAGCGGCCTCGACATCTCCGACATCGACCTGTTCGAGGTCAACGAGGCCTTCGCGTCGGTGGTCCTGGCCTGGGCGGCAGACACCGGGGCAGACCTGGCTCGGGTCAACGTGCACGGCGGCGCCCTCGCGCTCGGACATCCCCTCGGGGCCAGCGGCGCACGGCTCATGACCACGCTGGTGAACGCCATGGAACAGCGCGGGGCCCGGTTCGGTCTGCAGACCATGTGCGAGGCCGGCGGACTCGCCAACGCCACGGTGCTGGAACGACTCGCGTGA
- a CDS encoding YafY family protein, with product MRSSRLVEVMLRLEGSRGATAQQLADELGVSVRTVYRDVTALSAAGVPLWTESGPGGGIRLLDGWQSKLGGMTGEETSALMLLGVPSIADDLGLRDVSAAAQSKLLRALPSPLRAGARLWRDRLYVDAPGWFDAPRDHGHLPVVASAVLAGRRLAIRYRKGSRSAARTLDPLGLVAKAGVWYLVAQHRGRTLSYRVSRIGAAAVLEQPATRPEHFDLGAWWTASTAEFDRALLRFGCRVRLSPASWRRLPRVVGVEAARVEPGPPDDEGWVTVDLVLEAEDVALDQLTALGGGVEVLQPHSLRTSLRAVGDAVARRNG from the coding sequence ATGCGTTCGAGCAGGCTCGTCGAGGTGATGCTGCGTCTGGAGGGCAGTCGCGGTGCTACCGCACAGCAGTTGGCGGACGAACTCGGCGTCTCCGTCCGCACGGTGTATCGCGACGTCACGGCGTTGTCGGCGGCCGGGGTTCCGCTGTGGACGGAGAGCGGCCCCGGCGGCGGAATCCGGTTGCTCGACGGCTGGCAGTCGAAACTCGGCGGGATGACGGGGGAGGAGACGTCCGCGCTGATGTTGCTGGGTGTCCCGTCGATCGCCGACGACCTCGGCCTGCGCGACGTCAGCGCGGCGGCGCAGTCGAAGCTGTTGAGGGCGTTGCCGAGTCCGCTGCGCGCCGGAGCCCGGCTGTGGCGGGATCGGCTGTACGTCGACGCTCCCGGCTGGTTCGACGCGCCCCGCGACCACGGTCACCTGCCGGTGGTCGCGTCGGCGGTGCTCGCGGGGCGACGCCTCGCCATCCGTTACCGCAAGGGAAGTCGTTCGGCGGCACGAACACTCGATCCGCTGGGCCTGGTCGCGAAGGCGGGTGTCTGGTATCTCGTCGCGCAGCATCGCGGACGGACGCTGTCGTACCGGGTGTCGCGGATCGGTGCCGCGGCCGTGCTCGAGCAGCCGGCGACGCGGCCCGAACACTTCGACCTCGGCGCGTGGTGGACGGCCTCGACGGCCGAATTCGATCGTGCCCTCCTGAGGTTCGGATGCCGAGTGCGGCTCTCCCCCGCGTCGTGGCGCCGACTGCCCCGGGTCGTCGGAGTGGAGGCCGCGCGCGTCGAACCCGGTCCGCCGGACGACGAAGGCTGGGTGACCGTCGACCTGGTGCTCGAGGCCGAGGACGTGGCACTCGACCAGTTGACCGCTCTCGGCGGGGGAGTCGAAGTGCTCCAACCGCACTCGCTGCGGACATCGCTCCGTGCGGTGGGAGACGCGGTCGCCCGCCGGAACGGCTGA
- a CDS encoding pyridoxamine 5'-phosphate oxidase family protein, which yields MTNWTQFETEAPDLATAVAARFGAHKHHVLATLRRDGSPRVSGTEVEFYEGALLLGSMVGARKVRDLQRDPRFSLHSNPGHHTMEGGDAKISGRAEEILGERKQQIVDHYPDEIPEADVFELGLDEVVLTTVDGDHLYVDLWRPGAGVTRFTK from the coding sequence ATGACCAACTGGACGCAGTTCGAGACCGAAGCACCCGACCTCGCCACGGCCGTCGCCGCACGCTTCGGAGCCCACAAGCACCACGTGCTGGCGACACTCCGCAGGGATGGCTCACCGCGGGTGAGCGGCACCGAGGTCGAGTTCTACGAAGGCGCGTTGCTGCTCGGTTCGATGGTCGGCGCGCGCAAAGTGCGGGACCTGCAACGTGATCCGCGGTTCTCCCTGCACAGCAACCCCGGTCACCACACGATGGAGGGCGGCGACGCCAAGATCAGCGGCCGCGCGGAGGAGATCCTCGGGGAACGCAAGCAGCAGATCGTCGACCACTACCCGGACGAGATCCCCGAGGCGGACGTCTTCGAACTCGGTCTCGACGAGGTCGTGCTCACCACGGTCGACGGCGACCACCTGTACGTCGACCTGTGGCGGCCGGGCGCCGGAGTCACCCGGTTCACGAAATGA
- a CDS encoding cation diffusion facilitator family transporter, with translation MGVGHGHSHGHTQGGSEVGPSRARIRRMAVALVILVAFLFLEAGVGLAVNSLSLLADAGHMLTDVVGMSMGLVALLLARKGSATAARTFGWHRAEVLTAMANAAMLLAVAIWVFYEAISRIGDAPELPGLALILTAAVGLAANLVVMLMLRADSKDSLAVRGAYLEVLADAVGSVGVLIAGALVLLFNWTYADIIVGVLISLWVVPRAMKLAAASLRILTQASPADVDVEGVQADLEALPGVTGVHDLHVWTLTTGMDVATVHLTTDADSSAVLESARTVLESHQLSHATVQVESTANGRHCAENVTW, from the coding sequence ATGGGTGTCGGACACGGCCATTCACACGGCCACACGCAAGGCGGCAGTGAGGTGGGGCCGTCTCGCGCGCGGATCCGTCGCATGGCGGTGGCCCTCGTCATTCTGGTCGCGTTCCTGTTCCTCGAGGCCGGGGTGGGTCTGGCCGTCAACTCGCTGTCGCTGCTCGCCGACGCCGGGCACATGCTCACCGACGTCGTCGGCATGTCGATGGGGCTCGTCGCGCTCCTCCTGGCCCGCAAGGGCAGTGCCACCGCGGCCCGGACGTTCGGCTGGCACCGCGCCGAAGTGCTCACCGCCATGGCCAACGCCGCGATGCTGCTCGCCGTCGCTATCTGGGTGTTCTACGAGGCGATCTCCCGCATCGGCGACGCACCCGAACTTCCCGGACTGGCGCTCATCCTCACCGCCGCCGTCGGTCTCGCCGCGAATCTCGTGGTGATGCTGATGCTGCGCGCCGATTCCAAGGACAGCCTCGCCGTCCGCGGCGCATATCTCGAAGTGCTCGCGGACGCCGTCGGCAGTGTCGGCGTGCTCATCGCCGGCGCCCTCGTGCTGTTGTTCAACTGGACCTACGCCGACATCATCGTCGGTGTTCTGATCTCGCTGTGGGTGGTACCGCGAGCGATGAAACTGGCCGCCGCATCGCTGCGCATCCTCACCCAGGCCTCCCCGGCCGACGTCGATGTCGAGGGCGTGCAGGCCGACCTCGAAGCGCTGCCCGGCGTCACCGGCGTCCACGACCTCCACGTGTGGACGCTCACCACGGGAATGGACGTTGCCACCGTCCATCTCACGACCGACGCCGATTCGTCCGCGGTCCTCGAATCCGCGCGGACGGTCCTGGAGAGTCATCAACTGTCGCACGCTACGGTCCAGGTCGAATCCACCGCCAACGGACGGCACTGCGCCGAGAACGTCACCTGGTAG
- a CDS encoding aromatic acid exporter family protein yields the protein MSALPILQCAVAAGAAWWVATVVIGHPTPFFAPIAAVVSLGLSLGARLRRSVELVAGVTIGIGVGDLIVSVIGSGAWQITLVVVLAMSAAVLLNSGPIFSMQAGNSAVLVATLLPPGGTAGINRMVDALTGGLVGIAVVALIPTHPVGRARKYAANILGTSSEVMQLVADGLVANDDKPIEEALRKARATQASIDTLRTHLAGGREISRISPLYWNTRGRLERLTAAADPLDNALRNIRVLARRSLSLVRDDEILNPRLVDQVEKLSHALETLRLMALADPGQQPDQAEAARVLRSVASGLKPELVENAGLSATVVFAQIRSLTVDLLQVAGLKRISAIATLPPTVEKPAYRPEL from the coding sequence GTGTCGGCATTGCCCATCCTGCAGTGTGCGGTGGCGGCCGGCGCCGCGTGGTGGGTGGCGACTGTGGTGATCGGCCACCCGACGCCGTTCTTCGCGCCGATCGCGGCGGTGGTGTCGCTGGGGTTGTCCCTCGGTGCCCGCCTGCGGCGTTCCGTCGAGCTGGTGGCCGGGGTCACGATCGGGATCGGGGTCGGTGACCTCATCGTCTCCGTCATCGGGAGCGGCGCCTGGCAGATCACGCTCGTCGTGGTGCTGGCGATGTCGGCGGCGGTGCTGCTGAACAGCGGCCCGATCTTCTCGATGCAGGCGGGTAACTCCGCGGTGCTCGTGGCGACGCTCCTGCCGCCCGGGGGCACCGCGGGCATCAACCGGATGGTGGACGCCCTGACCGGTGGTCTGGTGGGCATCGCCGTGGTCGCGCTGATTCCCACGCATCCCGTGGGTCGGGCCCGCAAGTATGCCGCCAACATCCTCGGAACCTCGTCCGAGGTGATGCAGTTGGTGGCCGACGGGCTGGTGGCCAACGACGACAAACCCATCGAGGAGGCGCTGAGGAAGGCGCGGGCCACCCAGGCGTCCATCGACACCCTGCGGACCCACCTCGCCGGCGGCCGGGAGATCAGCCGCATCTCGCCGTTGTACTGGAATACCCGCGGCCGACTCGAACGGTTGACCGCCGCTGCGGACCCACTCGACAACGCACTGCGCAACATCCGGGTGCTGGCGCGGCGTTCGCTCTCGCTGGTGCGCGACGACGAGATCCTGAACCCGCGGCTCGTCGACCAGGTGGAGAAACTCTCCCACGCCCTGGAGACGCTGCGGCTGATGGCGCTCGCCGATCCGGGGCAGCAACCCGATCAGGCCGAGGCGGCGCGGGTGCTGCGTTCGGTCGCGTCCGGGTTGAAACCGGAACTGGTCGAGAATGCGGGATTGTCGGCCACCGTCGTGTTCGCGCAGATCCGGTCGCTGACCGTCGACCTCCTGCAGGTGGCGGGCCTGAAGCGGATCTCGGCCATCGCCACCCTGCCGCCGACCGTGGAGAAGCCCGCCTACCGTCCCGAACTCTGA
- a CDS encoding DUF3151 domain-containing protein — translation MTSFGDLLGPQPTLLPGDDEAESALLNHEDPASVAAAHPTASIAWAYLAEAAFDADETIAAYAYARTGYHRGLDQLRRNGWKGFGPVPYGHEPNRGFLRCVAVLAKAAKAIGETDEYARCLDLLEDCDPRAAEALGVG, via the coding sequence ATGACGTCTTTCGGTGACCTTCTCGGACCACAGCCCACGCTGCTTCCCGGGGACGACGAGGCCGAGTCGGCCCTGTTGAACCACGAGGATCCTGCTTCTGTGGCAGCCGCCCACCCCACCGCATCGATCGCGTGGGCATACCTGGCCGAGGCGGCCTTCGATGCGGACGAGACCATCGCCGCCTACGCCTACGCACGCACCGGGTACCACCGTGGTCTCGACCAGCTGCGTCGCAACGGCTGGAAGGGTTTCGGCCCGGTGCCCTACGGCCACGAACCCAACCGGGGATTCCTCCGCTGCGTCGCCGTCCTGGCGAAGGCGGCGAAGGCGATCGGCGAGACGGACGAGTACGCGCGCTGCCTCGACCTCCTCGAGGACTGCGATCCCCGAGCTGCCGAAGCGCTTGGCGTCGGGTAA
- a CDS encoding transcriptional regulator has translation MQDPKKDESTQKPASDTPSAAEETPAKSAGGTEPAAAATKSPEPKPPQKKVPEKAAGPKPEEPPAPLPKPPAPRPQAAKPDEKTSEAATTAIPMQKGAPASADAATMKMHRTPTAQNPQNPQAQGQSKPASDGETVAIPVTKPAVPATPPPPRPAATQASRPQPQQPQSARPVPPPPAPPKAAPQRVLPPQQSAPQRVVAAGKPQKKHGKAWLFAAIAAGVIVVAAIAVAGVVVYSNNRAENSPEAQVQGTIDTFVAALTQGDLATLRTSTCGSLAEYYQGISDQDFAEVHQVAVTQQNIPVVGGVDAVQITGDTAIAQVKAHTAANPGEQSWRTFNLEKVDGTWKICDPR, from the coding sequence GTGCAGGACCCGAAGAAAGACGAATCGACTCAGAAGCCGGCGTCGGACACACCGTCCGCCGCGGAGGAGACACCCGCGAAGTCGGCGGGGGGCACCGAACCCGCCGCAGCCGCGACGAAGTCGCCGGAGCCCAAGCCCCCGCAGAAGAAGGTTCCCGAGAAAGCGGCCGGACCGAAACCCGAGGAACCGCCGGCGCCGCTGCCCAAGCCTCCGGCACCGCGCCCGCAGGCGGCGAAACCGGACGAGAAGACGTCCGAGGCCGCCACGACGGCGATCCCGATGCAGAAGGGCGCGCCCGCGTCGGCCGATGCGGCGACCATGAAGATGCACCGCACACCGACCGCGCAGAACCCGCAGAACCCGCAGGCTCAGGGGCAGTCGAAGCCGGCGTCCGACGGGGAGACGGTCGCGATCCCCGTGACGAAGCCGGCGGTCCCGGCGACGCCTCCGCCGCCCCGGCCCGCCGCCACGCAAGCGAGCCGGCCTCAGCCCCAGCAGCCGCAGAGCGCGCGGCCCGTACCTCCGCCGCCCGCGCCCCCGAAGGCCGCACCGCAGCGGGTGCTGCCACCTCAGCAGAGCGCACCGCAGCGTGTCGTCGCGGCCGGGAAGCCGCAGAAGAAGCACGGGAAGGCGTGGCTGTTCGCCGCGATCGCCGCCGGCGTGATCGTCGTCGCCGCCATCGCCGTCGCCGGTGTGGTCGTCTACAGCAACAACCGGGCCGAGAACTCCCCCGAGGCCCAGGTGCAGGGCACGATCGACACGTTCGTCGCGGCACTCACCCAGGGCGATCTGGCGACGCTGCGCACCAGCACGTGCGGCAGCCTCGCCGAGTACTACCAGGGAATTTCCGATCAGGACTTCGCCGAGGTCCACCAGGTCGCCGTCACGCAGCAGAACATTCCGGTGGTCGGCGGCGTCGACGCCGTGCAGATCACCGGCGACACCGCCATCGCCCAGGTGAAGGCCCACACAGCCGCCAACCCCGGAGAGCAGTCGTGGCGCACGTTCAATCTCGAAAAGGTCGACGGCACCTGGAAGATCTGCGATCCACGGTAG